Proteins from a genomic interval of Trifolium pratense cultivar HEN17-A07 linkage group LG6, ARS_RC_1.1, whole genome shotgun sequence:
- the LOC123889331 gene encoding uncharacterized protein LOC123889331 — protein sequence MLISSSHKVITFIILIFILGPSPILSRDAHVINFRSLNLYPESLAWDPRAQHFLIGSLRQRIITAVSDAGVVETFISDTTLPSDVSFLGIAVDSSRNRLLAVVHSHPPLPPFNALAAYDLRSRRRIFLSPLPPDDDESALSELSAANDVAVDHTGNAFVTNSAGNFIWKVTVNGDATIFSKSSLFTSPANNHNHTTANNLLGLNGITYVSKGYLLVVQTSTGKLFKVDAVDGTARTVLLNEDLIGADDIVVRDDNLAVAVSPKNKMWLMKSMDSWGEGVVYERKEINIQRFPTSVTVGAKGRLYVLYGHLNEGILGDSGRENFGIAEIRSREGQDEHVWIFLLIGVGFAYFLFWRFQMKNLVKKMDHKIK from the coding sequence ATGTTAATCTCATCATCACACAAAGTAATCACTTTCATAATCTTAATCTTCATATTGGGCCCAAGCCCAATTCTATCACGAGACGCACACGTCATCAACTTCCGATCACTCAATCTCTACCCTGAATCCCTCGCGTGGGACCCACGCGCTCAACATTTCCTCATCGGATCTCTCCGTCAACGCATCATCACCGCCGTCTCCGACGCCGGCGTCGTTGAAACCTTCATCTCCGACACTACCCTCCCTTCCGATGTCTCCTTCCTAGGAATCGCCGTTGATTCCTCCCGCAACCGTCTCCTCGCCGTCGTTCACTCCCATCCTCCGCTCCCTCCTTTCAACGCCCTCGCCGCATACGACCTCCGTTCCCGACGCCGTATCTTCCTCTCTCCCCTCCCTCCCGACGACGACGAATCTGCCCTCTCCGAACTCTCCGCCGCCAACGACGTCGCCGTCGATCACACTGGCAACGCATTCGTAACAAACTCTGCCGGAAACTTCATCTGGAAAGTAACCGTCAATGGAGACGCTACAATCTTCTCAAAATCTTCACTATTCACCTCGCCGGCGAACAATCACAATCACACTACCGCCAACAACCTCCTAGGTCTCAACGGAATCACCTACGTCTCCAAAGGCTACCTTCTCGTAGTCCAAACCAGCACCGGGAAGCTTTTCAAGGTAGACGCGGTGGACGGCACCGCCAGGACTGTCTTATTAAACGAGGATCTCATTGGGGCCGACGATATCGTTGTTCGCGACGACAATTTAGCGGTGGCGGTGTCGCCGAAGAATAAAATGTGGTTGATGAAGAGCATGGATAGTTGGGGAGAAGGAGTGGTGTATGAGAGAAAGGAGATTAATATTCAGCGGTTTCCGACGTCGGTGACGGTTGGAGCGAAAGGAAGATTGTATGTGTTGTATGGACATTTGAATGAAGGGATATTGGGAGATTCTGGAAGAGAGAATTTTGGTATTGCTGAGATTAGGTCAAGAGAAGGACAAGATGAACATGTttggatttttcttttgattggTGTTGGATTTGCTTATTTCTTGTTTTGGAGGTTTCAGATGAAAAATCTTGTAAAGAAAATGGATCACAAAATCAAATGA
- the LOC123893268 gene encoding DNA-directed RNA polymerases I and III subunit RPAC2-like codes for MEHGSYTDLSKSTFSLMDEDHTFANSVRFTLNQDPRVTFCGYSIPHPSENRVNVRVQTTGDPACEVLKDGCQDLMLMCQHVRNTFEKAVNDFKTSKTEDHMNI; via the exons ATGGAGCACGGTTCATACACTGATTTGAGTAAATCAACGTTTTCTCTCATGGATGAGGATCACACCTTTGCTAATTCTGTTAGATTCACCTTGAATCAAGA TCCAAGAGTGACATTTTGTGGGTACAGCATTCCACATCCTTCAGAAAATCGTGTCAATGTCAGAGTCCAGACAACTG GGGATCCAGCATGTGAGGTGTTAAAAGATGGTTGTCAAGATCTGATGCTTATGTGCCAGCATGTTAGAAACACTTTTGAGAAGGCAGTTAATGATTTTAAAACCAGCAAAACTGAGGATCATATGAATATATGA